In Nostoc sp. CENA543, a single genomic region encodes these proteins:
- a CDS encoding lipopolysaccharide assembly protein LapB yields MKLSIYNYPLIAILGLTVSWGIIVPVSAKSPTTQAFNLDTHNFSLQENPHTPKLFAQTSLPTATALLNQGLQAIQAGRVQDAIAAFQSASQLDPNLAAAHYNLGLALRQTGQLQPAANAFYRATQADPNFSLAFANLGGALLEGNNLPQATEYLQRALEIDPQLGFAHYNLGLVKQQQQDWEGAIASFQKAMIYSKNAPEPHYHVGLCYLQQGKISQAQAAFEQAIKINPRYPDVHYNLGVIWFNQGKLQEALDSFRKSAEANPNYPNAYYGAGLAFMQLNQYGEAVKVLTHAKNLYNSQGNIQWSKNAEVLLQQAQKSQQ; encoded by the coding sequence ATGAAATTATCTATCTATAACTATCCGCTAATTGCAATACTGGGGTTAACAGTATCCTGGGGAATAATTGTGCCAGTCTCAGCAAAATCCCCCACTACCCAAGCTTTTAACTTAGATACTCACAATTTCAGCTTACAAGAAAACCCCCACACCCCTAAACTCTTTGCACAGACTAGCCTACCCACAGCCACAGCCTTATTAAATCAAGGCTTACAAGCAATTCAGGCGGGAAGGGTGCAAGATGCGATCGCAGCTTTTCAAAGCGCATCACAATTAGATCCCAATTTAGCCGCAGCCCATTACAATTTGGGGTTAGCATTGCGACAAACCGGACAATTACAGCCAGCAGCTAACGCCTTTTATCGTGCAACTCAAGCTGATCCTAACTTTTCTCTTGCCTTTGCGAATTTAGGAGGAGCATTGTTAGAAGGAAATAATTTACCACAAGCAACCGAATATTTACAACGCGCTTTAGAAATAGATCCACAACTAGGATTTGCCCACTATAACTTAGGATTAGTCAAACAACAGCAGCAAGATTGGGAAGGAGCGATCGCATCTTTTCAAAAAGCGATGATTTATAGTAAAAATGCGCCAGAACCTCACTATCATGTCGGTTTATGTTATCTGCAACAAGGTAAAATTAGTCAAGCTCAAGCTGCCTTTGAACAAGCCATTAAAATTAATCCTCGATATCCCGACGTGCATTATAATCTTGGCGTAATTTGGTTTAATCAAGGTAAATTACAAGAAGCTTTAGACTCCTTTAGAAAATCAGCAGAAGCTAACCCTAATTATCCCAATGCTTATTATGGTGCAGGTTTAGCATTTATGCAGTTAAATCAATATGGTGAAGCGGTAAAAGTGCTTACCCATGCCAAAAACTTATATAATTCACAGGGTAATATACAGTGGTCAAAAAATGCTGAAGTATTGTTGCAACAAGCACAAAAGTCTCAACAATAA
- a CDS encoding phosphate-starvation-inducible PsiE family protein: MKKRIKSRFLFCDRWLDRHAIVRHMEAFQDLLVIVLCLALFSFMVIELWGIFIAIAQPLNYKNITAKILFVLILVELFRLLMVYLQEHSIAVGVAVEVAIVSVLREVVVHGILEISWLQTAAICGLLFILGGLLIVCAKTPHMDCMSANTKLCPIVYQRTRDTENELELNYLHTRDQ, from the coding sequence ATGAAAAAGCGCATCAAGAGCAGATTTTTATTTTGCGATCGCTGGTTAGACCGTCACGCAATCGTGCGTCATATGGAAGCATTCCAGGACTTATTGGTTATAGTTTTATGTTTAGCTTTGTTTAGTTTTATGGTTATAGAATTATGGGGAATATTTATTGCGATCGCCCAACCCCTAAACTATAAAAATATTACAGCGAAAATCCTCTTTGTCTTAATTTTAGTAGAGTTATTTCGCCTATTAATGGTTTATCTCCAAGAACACAGCATTGCTGTAGGAGTAGCCGTAGAAGTAGCGATTGTTTCCGTCCTCAGAGAAGTAGTAGTTCACGGAATCTTAGAAATTTCGTGGCTACAAACAGCCGCAATTTGTGGGTTGTTATTTATTTTAGGTGGATTACTCATAGTGTGTGCCAAAACACCACACATGGATTGTATGAGCGCGAACACAAAACTTTGCCCCATAGTTTACCAAAGAACCAGAGACACAGAAAATGAACTCGAATTAAATTACTTACATACCCGTGACCAATAA
- a CDS encoding S8 family serine peptidase → MNNRNLSSDSTNNGEPASSMGLVLQRGGEELILAKALDRFTVRFVTDFPVQQLSQVSWAIWQHSIIQAKLELFQTTPEQIETAIAQARHDDNVVFASHVYTVQNNPETYVYLADQMTIQFADGVDSVKINLIAAQFQLVLDKPIPGLPNAFVFLVSKQATENPLKIANQLQKIPEVLAAEANVLIESEPNYKPSDTLYSQQWYLNHNGGSDLSLGSHIAVEQAWDVTRGVRSVVVAVVDDSFDLNHPDFQGSGKVVAPRDLRDNDFLPLPDGKGSSHGTACAGLVVAEENGTGIVGVAPGCAFMPIRTTGFLDDESIEQIFNWAIEKGASVISCSWGASAVYFPLSLRQKAAITRAVTQGRNGKGCVVLFAAGNANRPVSGTVYEQGWPNNVLQGLTDWLGGFAVHPDVITVSASTSMGKKAAYSNWGTNISVCAPSNNAPPGMSFPGKGFLYTQPTIKTSIMGRGMLTTDQIGAAGYDVGNFTSNFGGTSSATPVVAGVAALVLSANPNLTAQQVKRILETTADKIVDNEADPQLGLYGGTYDTNGHSQWFGYGKVNAAKAVQAALQMRADNINPSQQIQGSNSNPVEIPDGNLQGVKSAIAISEASTIKDIQVTVNLTHTFLGDLEIYLIAPNNQQVLLQNRTLGCRTELKTTYTLRSQPLLKQLISQSTKGSWQLWLVDYAPQDVGKLMSWELRLGI, encoded by the coding sequence ATGAACAATCGCAATCTATCTTCTGATTCCACAAATAACGGTGAACCAGCCAGCAGTATGGGATTAGTTCTGCAACGGGGAGGTGAAGAATTAATCTTGGCGAAAGCTTTAGACCGCTTCACCGTCCGTTTTGTCACCGACTTTCCTGTGCAACAATTATCTCAGGTTAGTTGGGCTATTTGGCAGCATAGTATTATTCAAGCCAAATTAGAACTATTTCAAACTACGCCAGAACAGATAGAAACTGCGATCGCCCAAGCACGTCATGACGATAATGTAGTTTTTGCTAGTCATGTCTACACCGTCCAAAATAATCCTGAAACTTATGTTTATTTGGCTGACCAAATGACGATTCAGTTTGCTGATGGGGTAGATAGCGTTAAAATCAATCTCATCGCTGCCCAATTTCAGCTAGTTCTAGATAAACCTATACCTGGACTACCCAATGCTTTTGTATTTTTGGTGAGCAAACAAGCTACGGAAAATCCCCTCAAAATTGCTAACCAATTGCAAAAAATACCGGAGGTATTAGCGGCTGAAGCTAATGTGTTAATTGAAAGTGAACCAAATTATAAGCCCAGCGACACATTGTATAGTCAGCAGTGGTATCTCAACCATAATGGCGGCAGTGACTTATCCCTTGGTTCTCATATTGCGGTAGAACAGGCTTGGGATGTTACCCGTGGGGTGCGGTCTGTGGTTGTGGCAGTAGTTGATGATTCTTTTGATTTGAATCACCCAGACTTTCAAGGTAGTGGTAAGGTGGTTGCACCCAGGGATTTAAGGGACAATGACTTTTTACCTTTACCGGATGGCAAGGGTAGTAGTCATGGTACAGCTTGTGCTGGGTTAGTGGTAGCGGAAGAAAACGGTACGGGAATTGTGGGAGTCGCCCCTGGTTGTGCTTTCATGCCGATTCGTACCACTGGATTTTTAGATGATGAATCCATTGAACAGATATTTAACTGGGCAATAGAAAAGGGTGCTAGTGTAATTTCTTGTAGTTGGGGAGCTTCGGCGGTTTATTTTCCTTTATCTTTGCGCCAAAAAGCGGCTATTACTAGGGCTGTGACACAGGGACGCAATGGTAAAGGTTGCGTTGTTTTGTTTGCGGCTGGTAATGCTAACCGTCCTGTGAGTGGAACTGTATATGAACAGGGTTGGCCTAATAATGTTTTGCAAGGTCTGACAGATTGGCTCGGTGGTTTTGCCGTCCATCCTGATGTGATTACGGTTTCCGCATCGACTAGCATGGGGAAGAAGGCTGCTTACAGTAATTGGGGGACGAATATTTCTGTGTGCGCTCCCAGTAACAATGCACCGCCGGGAATGTCATTTCCAGGGAAGGGTTTTTTATACACACAGCCCACAATTAAGACTTCTATCATGGGTAGGGGAATGTTGACCACTGACCAGATAGGGGCAGCAGGTTACGATGTAGGCAATTTTACTAGTAATTTCGGTGGAACCTCTAGTGCGACACCTGTAGTGGCTGGGGTGGCGGCTTTGGTGTTATCAGCTAATCCTAATTTGACAGCGCAGCAAGTAAAACGCATTTTAGAAACGACGGCAGATAAAATTGTAGACAATGAAGCTGACCCGCAATTGGGACTGTATGGCGGGACTTATGATACCAATGGCCATTCTCAATGGTTTGGTTATGGGAAGGTGAATGCAGCTAAGGCGGTGCAAGCTGCTTTACAAATGCGGGCTGATAATATCAATCCAAGCCAGCAAATTCAGGGGAGTAATTCTAATCCAGTCGAAATTCCTGACGGTAATCTTCAAGGGGTGAAGAGTGCGATCGCGATTTCTGAAGCGAGTACGATCAAAGATATTCAAGTTACTGTCAATCTCACCCATACTTTTTTAGGTGATTTAGAAATTTACTTAATTGCACCTAATAATCAGCAAGTGCTATTACAGAACCGGACTTTAGGATGTCGCACTGAGCTAAAAACAACTTATACACTGCGATCGCAGCCTTTACTCAAACAGTTAATCTCTCAGTCTACTAAAGGTAGTTGGCAGTTATGGCTTGTAGATTATGCACCTCAAGATGTTGGTAAACTCATGAGTTGGGAGTTGAGGTTGGGGATTTAG
- a CDS encoding BolA family protein: protein MITPQQVEAMIKAEMPDAQVQIQDLTGGGDHYQVTVVSSQFAGKGLVQQHQLVYGALRQAMSTEAIHALALKTYTPEAWQGTAS, encoded by the coding sequence ATGATTACTCCGCAGCAAGTTGAAGCAATGATTAAAGCGGAAATGCCAGATGCTCAAGTGCAAATACAAGACTTGACCGGTGGCGGCGACCATTATCAGGTGACAGTAGTTTCATCGCAGTTTGCGGGTAAAGGACTAGTGCAGCAGCATCAGTTAGTTTATGGAGCTTTGCGCCAAGCTATGTCCACTGAAGCTATCCATGCCCTGGCATTAAAAACATATACTCCAGAAGCTTGGCAAGGGACTGCTTCTTAA
- the grxD gene encoding Grx4 family monothiol glutaredoxin translates to MTPELQEKIDNLVKQNKILVFMKGTKLMPQCGFSNNVVQIFNSFGVPFETVNVLDDYEIRQGIKEYSNWPTIPQVYINGEFIGGSDIMIELYQQGKLQQMVEIALAS, encoded by the coding sequence ATGACACCAGAACTTCAAGAAAAAATCGATAACTTAGTAAAACAAAATAAAATCTTAGTTTTCATGAAGGGAACTAAGTTAATGCCCCAATGTGGCTTCTCTAACAACGTTGTGCAAATTTTCAATAGTTTCGGTGTTCCCTTTGAAACCGTTAACGTTTTAGACGATTACGAAATTCGCCAAGGCATTAAAGAATACTCTAATTGGCCGACAATTCCCCAGGTTTATATTAACGGTGAATTTATCGGCGGTTCTGATATTATGATTGAACTTTACCAACAAGGTAAATTGCAACAAATGGTAGAAATCGCACTAGCTTCTTAA
- a CDS encoding DUF6761 family protein — MLQDTQTIRHYQKITDAFVELWNRGYRSDDMRMYLDGYLAALRNGNVIEPFLIHRLEEEASRYLYDASNFVMPQPQPQHDYY, encoded by the coding sequence ATGCTCCAAGACACACAAACCATCCGCCATTACCAAAAAATTACTGACGCCTTCGTCGAGTTATGGAATCGCGGGTATCGCTCGGATGATATGCGGATGTATTTGGATGGCTATCTAGCCGCACTGCGAAATGGCAACGTTATTGAACCATTCCTGATCCATCGTTTGGAGGAAGAAGCTAGTCGTTACTTGTACGATGCGTCAAATTTTGTTATGCCACAACCACAGCCACAGCATGATTATTACTAA
- a CDS encoding response regulator transcription factor: protein MGSVCIEIVEGNPHLRSLLGWHLQQLEYRVHQAASIYQAREAFLSHQPTLVILDADLPDGDGIEFCRWLHRQQQPLILMLSARSNEADVVAGLKAGADDYLSKPFGMQEFLARVEALIRRKRTPTAPAYLDYGTLQIDLVQRRVRFQGEFIDLTPQEFSLLYVLAQAGGVPLSRSELLRRAWPDAIDNPRTIDTHVLSLRKKVELDPRQPSLIQTIRNVGYRFNMEILNANLPQTQPKLPKERFSNQRSTLSGQLS from the coding sequence GTGGGTTCGGTTTGTATTGAAATCGTTGAGGGGAATCCCCATCTTAGGTCGTTGCTTGGTTGGCACTTGCAACAATTGGAATATAGAGTTCATCAAGCTGCTAGCATTTATCAAGCTAGAGAAGCTTTCTTGAGCCATCAGCCAACTTTGGTGATTCTCGATGCAGATTTGCCAGATGGAGACGGTATTGAGTTTTGTCGGTGGTTGCATCGTCAGCAACAGCCGTTAATCTTAATGCTGTCGGCTCGTAGCAATGAGGCTGATGTAGTTGCTGGCTTGAAAGCGGGAGCTGATGACTACTTGAGTAAACCCTTTGGAATGCAGGAGTTTTTAGCGAGGGTAGAAGCACTAATTCGGCGTAAGCGCACACCAACTGCACCTGCTTACCTGGACTATGGTACTTTGCAAATTGACCTAGTACAGCGTCGTGTACGCTTCCAAGGGGAGTTTATTGACCTCACACCCCAGGAATTTAGCTTGCTGTACGTGCTAGCACAAGCTGGTGGTGTACCATTGAGTCGGTCTGAGTTGTTGCGCCGTGCTTGGCCTGATGCGATTGACAACCCCCGTACCATTGATACTCATGTGCTATCGCTACGCAAAAAAGTTGAACTTGATCCCCGTCAACCAAGTTTGATTCAAACTATTCGGAATGTGGGATACAGATTCAACATGGAAATTTTGAATGCTAATCTTCCCCAAACACAACCAAAGTTACCAAAGGAGAGATTTAGCAATCAACGCTCAACACTAAGTGGACAACTATCATAG
- a CDS encoding ATP-binding cassette domain-containing protein — MHQLRLEQVNLFAKLKTQLQGYPILRDISFTVSPGERLAIIGASGAGKTSLLRLINRLTEPASGKIYLDNQDYRHIPIIKLRQMLTLVLQEPRLLGMTVQQALAYPLVLRKLPKQIIQERVNYWVEELQIPNDWLGRTELQLSVGQRQLVAVARALIIQPPILLLDEPTSSLDSGKATHLMEVLIKLNQTHQTTILMVNNQLDLTQIFCTRLLNLQQGSLLSDQTASHIDWVNIRERLLHTEAQISEEWS, encoded by the coding sequence ATGCACCAACTCCGGCTAGAACAAGTTAATCTGTTTGCCAAGCTGAAAACGCAGCTTCAGGGATACCCCATTTTGCGGGATATTTCTTTTACTGTGTCCCCTGGAGAACGTTTAGCTATTATTGGTGCTTCTGGTGCTGGTAAAACTTCGCTATTACGCTTAATTAACCGCTTAACTGAACCTGCTAGCGGCAAAATCTATCTTGATAATCAAGATTATCGTCACATTCCGATTATCAAACTGCGCCAGATGCTCACACTGGTATTACAAGAGCCAAGGCTTTTGGGGATGACAGTCCAGCAAGCCTTGGCTTATCCTTTAGTTTTACGAAAATTACCTAAACAAATAATTCAGGAGAGAGTGAATTATTGGGTAGAAGAACTACAAATTCCCAATGATTGGTTAGGACGCACTGAATTACAGCTTTCGGTTGGACAAAGACAGTTAGTAGCAGTTGCGCGTGCTTTAATCATTCAACCGCCGATTCTGCTGTTAGATGAGCCAACCTCTAGTCTAGATAGTGGCAAAGCTACCCATTTAATGGAAGTTTTAATTAAACTCAATCAAACTCATCAAACTACAATTTTGATGGTCAATAATCAATTAGATTTAACCCAGATATTTTGCACCCGGTTGTTAAATCTCCAGCAAGGAAGTTTGTTATCTGATCAAACAGCCTCTCATATCGACTGGGTTAATATACGCGAAAGGTTACTGCACACTGAAGCTCAAATCAGTGAAGAATGGAGCTAA
- a CDS encoding type II toxin-antitoxin system VapC family toxin, producing the protein MSYLVDSNVLLRLVYRLDPMHKDAEKAYVLLRRSNESLYVVSQNLIEFWAVATRPTSANGLGLTIEEVAHESSLLKSLFALKSDTPEIYTTWEQLVIKYQVRGKQVHDTRLVAAMIVHQISHLLTFNTDDFKRFTEITAIAPQHL; encoded by the coding sequence ATGAGTTATTTGGTCGATTCAAATGTACTGCTGCGTTTGGTATATCGACTTGATCCTATGCACAAGGATGCTGAGAAGGCTTACGTGTTGCTGCGGCGGAGCAATGAGTCACTTTATGTTGTGTCACAGAACTTGATTGAGTTTTGGGCAGTAGCAACAAGACCTACAAGTGCAAATGGATTAGGGTTAACAATAGAAGAAGTAGCTCATGAAAGTTCGCTTTTGAAGAGTCTTTTTGCTTTAAAATCCGATACTCCTGAAATCTATACAACTTGGGAGCAGTTGGTAATTAAGTACCAAGTTAGAGGAAAGCAAGTTCACGATACACGACTGGTAGCTGCGATGATTGTTCATCAAATCAGTCATTTGCTTACCTTCAATACAGATGATTTTAAACGATTCACTGAAATTACTGCGATCGCCCCCCAGCATCTTTGA
- a CDS encoding DUF4079 domain-containing protein translates to MHLPSFLWLWKIAAWSMGLSIVAYLFLAVTGFWMWRVRNGEDVPDFWLGNWDTLRVWRSLHYTIGISMVSLVLLLLAIGIVGTLGHFGSLGHSSHLWAGLAVVGLVFISAFSATQINSQRPWVRTLHITVNIILFFGFTWVSLTGWSVVQKYLP, encoded by the coding sequence ATGCACCTACCTTCTTTTCTCTGGTTGTGGAAAATAGCTGCTTGGTCGATGGGATTATCGATAGTGGCTTATTTATTTTTGGCTGTTACAGGTTTTTGGATGTGGCGGGTGCGAAATGGTGAGGATGTTCCAGATTTTTGGTTGGGTAATTGGGATACTTTGAGGGTGTGGCGATCGCTCCACTATACAATAGGTATCAGCATGGTTAGTTTAGTGCTGTTACTTTTGGCGATTGGTATAGTCGGTACTTTAGGTCACTTTGGTTCACTAGGACACTCTTCCCACCTATGGGCAGGATTAGCAGTAGTAGGATTAGTTTTCATCTCAGCTTTTAGTGCCACACAAATTAATAGCCAAAGACCTTGGGTTAGAACTTTACATATTACTGTGAATATTATTTTATTTTTCGGCTTTACCTGGGTATCACTCACAGGTTGGAGTGTAGTACAGAAATATTTACCATAA
- a CDS encoding DUF1830 domain-containing protein, with product MAQILDPLPPEQLGKVLCCYINATSKIQVARITNIPNWYFERVVFPGQRLVFEAPLDAHMEIHTGMMASAILSDTIPCDRLAVIEHSNSESDTNSTGADPISTKAIVQPNNTKSSDTTKPLTVSG from the coding sequence ATGGCTCAAATATTAGATCCTCTACCACCTGAGCAATTGGGGAAAGTTCTCTGCTGTTACATCAATGCCACGAGCAAAATTCAGGTAGCCCGCATCACCAACATTCCCAATTGGTATTTTGAAAGGGTGGTTTTTCCTGGACAACGCCTCGTGTTTGAAGCTCCTTTAGATGCTCACATGGAGATTCATACAGGTATGATGGCGAGTGCGATTTTATCGGATACAATACCGTGCGATCGCTTGGCCGTGATCGAACACAGCAACAGTGAATCAGATACAAACTCAACCGGTGCAGACCCTATTAGTACAAAGGCAATTGTGCAACCAAATAATACAAAATCTAGTGATACAACAAAACCTTTAACAGTTTCCGGTTAA